The following proteins are co-located in the Clostridiales bacterium genome:
- a CDS encoding TolC family protein, with amino-acid sequence MKRTMIPALLILTLMTMSSISVTYADEAATGTTTAEKSAENIKTEDKKETETASPENNKETENSNPENNKETETANPGDNKESENAKPEDSKETETIAGLVFIGPAEDLSLEQALTDALTSGASIKAAEIQKQADAANAKANAESLSDMNAANENENTFSKSERDKVKKARDYYSTMADRNFEATQNAITYKVNNAYYSLLNAGEGVRIAKENVTLQKNLLALVNEKLSLGVASKQDVLNAEMNLKNAESSLSTAEVSLAEKKIAFNNELGYEDMQRVRLTSELSLKNIPDLSVDTAVTDALANRNELYTSAFNIYTTEKELNNYSAYPKSSAKYLTALNNYHSAQNSYNSKEDAIKKEVRINYANMGSSKVLAENSKLSAEKAKESYEIQLSKYKLGLATLSDVQQAQISWADGQKAYAEAILNCNLAIITFELSATVGMSSTSL; translated from the coding sequence ATGAAGCGAACTATGATACCCGCATTGTTGATCTTGACGCTGATGACAATGAGCAGCATATCGGTCACATATGCGGATGAGGCGGCAACGGGCACTACCACCGCAGAAAAAAGTGCTGAAAATATAAAGACTGAGGATAAAAAGGAAACGGAAACTGCAAGTCCGGAGAACAACAAGGAGACTGAAAATTCAAATCCGGAGAACAACAAGGAGACTGAAACTGCAAATCCGGGGGATAACAAGGAATCCGAAAATGCAAAACCGGAGGACAGCAAGGAAACAGAAACCATTGCCGGGCTTGTGTTTATCGGCCCGGCAGAGGATTTGTCCCTGGAGCAGGCCCTCACTGATGCCTTGACCAGCGGAGCGTCCATCAAAGCTGCAGAAATTCAAAAACAAGCAGATGCAGCAAATGCAAAGGCAAATGCCGAATCCCTTTCCGATATGAATGCAGCAAATGAAAACGAGAACACCTTCTCAAAATCAGAGAGGGATAAAGTGAAAAAAGCAAGAGATTATTATAGCACAATGGCAGATAGAAATTTTGAAGCGACCCAAAATGCAATTACTTACAAGGTGAACAATGCATATTATTCACTGCTGAACGCGGGTGAGGGCGTTAGGATTGCGAAAGAAAATGTAACGCTTCAGAAGAACCTTTTGGCACTTGTCAATGAAAAGCTGTCACTGGGGGTTGCGTCAAAGCAGGATGTATTGAACGCGGAGATGAACCTTAAAAATGCGGAGTCTTCCTTAAGTACCGCAGAGGTTTCTTTGGCGGAGAAAAAAATTGCATTCAATAATGAGCTGGGGTATGAAGATATGCAGCGAGTGAGGCTCACATCAGAGCTTTCCCTGAAAAATATACCGGACCTGTCGGTCGATACGGCGGTAACGGATGCATTGGCAAACCGAAATGAACTGTATACCAGCGCTTTTAATATATATACGACTGAGAAAGAGTTAAATAACTATTCAGCATATCCCAAGAGTTCAGCCAAATATCTAACCGCTCTAAACAATTATCATTCTGCGCAGAACAGCTATAACAGCAAGGAGGATGCCATCAAGAAGGAAGTTCGTATCAATTATGCAAACATGGGAAGCAGCAAAGTTTTAGCAGAGAATTCAAAGCTCAGTGCAGAAAAGGCAAAAGAATCTTACGAGATCCAGCTTTCGAAATATAAGCTTGGATTGGCTACCTTGAGTGACGTTCAGCAGGCACAGATCAGCTGGGCTGACGGGCAGAAAGCTTACGCCGAAGCTATCCTGAACTGCAATCTTGCAATCATCACATTTGAACTGTCTGCCACTGTAGGAATGAGCAGTACGTCCCTATAA
- a CDS encoding efflux RND transporter periplasmic adaptor subunit: MKKVLNLSRKQKIISIVLILLAAAAFLIVRGFAGSASAAEEQAIAVKQDLAKYYTFSGNIESSEVQNVTATTNEPVKKFYVEEGDKVNTGDLLYEVDSNTIESTLTTASTTLSNAKTGYASSKLDYERKQELYNMGGISLSELESARDSLTSAQNQVTQAQASYSQAQKQYGDTKRYAEVSGEVAKTYVKENESIIPGTAIMDIVNYDDLEIIVKVDEYDLSAVSEGMEVSVYLESINKTVTGTISEIARGASVTNGVSYFNTTVKLPQDSDLRVGLSAEVKAAAQSVKDAVTVPVAAVLYEGSNAYVQRYDEKGKLQKLPVTVGISNGVDIEIKEGLKEGDSVIYSGKNGAIGTAGAGGATDGNQGGFAPPARQAGGQGQTGGTGGF; this comes from the coding sequence ATGAAAAAGGTGTTAAATCTTAGCAGAAAACAGAAGATAATTTCAATAGTACTGATCCTGCTGGCAGCAGCAGCATTCCTGATCGTCAGAGGGTTTGCAGGGTCTGCATCAGCGGCTGAAGAGCAAGCAATTGCTGTAAAGCAGGATCTTGCAAAATACTACACGTTCAGTGGAAATATTGAGTCCAGCGAGGTGCAGAATGTAACCGCAACAACCAATGAGCCTGTAAAAAAGTTTTATGTAGAGGAAGGGGATAAAGTAAACACAGGGGATTTGCTTTACGAAGTGGACAGCAATACCATAGAATCAACTCTTACCACCGCATCCACGACCCTCTCCAATGCAAAGACCGGTTATGCGTCCAGCAAGCTTGATTATGAGAGAAAGCAGGAGCTTTATAATATGGGAGGCATCAGCCTTTCGGAGCTGGAGTCGGCAAGAGACAGCCTGACATCGGCTCAGAACCAGGTGACGCAGGCACAAGCCTCCTATTCCCAGGCACAAAAGCAATATGGAGACACGAAGCGCTATGCAGAGGTTTCCGGAGAGGTCGCTAAGACTTATGTGAAAGAGAATGAATCCATCATACCGGGAACTGCCATTATGGACATTGTCAACTATGATGACCTGGAGATCATAGTTAAGGTAGATGAGTATGATTTGTCCGCAGTTTCCGAAGGAATGGAGGTTTCTGTCTACTTAGAATCCATCAATAAAACCGTAACAGGAACCATTTCAGAAATCGCGCGGGGTGCCAGCGTTACCAATGGAGTTTCCTATTTTAACACCACGGTAAAGCTGCCACAGGATTCTGATCTTCGTGTGGGCTTATCCGCTGAGGTGAAGGCAGCAGCCCAGAGTGTGAAGGATGCAGTGACGGTACCGGTAGCAGCCGTTTTGTATGAGGGGTCAAATGCCTACGTGCAGCGTTACGACGAGAAGGGAAAGCTCCAGAAATTGCCTGTTACAGTGGGAATCAGCAACGGTGTTGACATCGAGATCAAAGAAGGCCTCAAGGAAGGGGATTCGGTGATTTACAGCGGAAAGAATGGGGCGATTGGAACTGCAGGTGCAGGCGGTGCAACAGACGGGAATCAGGGCGGCTTCGCGCCACCTGCAAGACAAGCAGGAGGTCAAGGTCAGACCGGCGGAACGGGGGGATTCTAA
- a CDS encoding ABC transporter ATP-binding protein, whose protein sequence is MSEILSMKQIMKEYQMGEETSTVLKGIDLNVNSGEFLAILGPSGSGKSTLMNIIGCLDTPTSGEYILSGREIANQDEKALAHIRRKEIGFIFQSFYLLSRQTALKNVELPLVYSGSDKKIRREMAADLLKKVGLEEKINHLPRQLSGGQQQRVAIARALVNNPTILLADEPTGALDQKTGHQVMELFHQLNSEGRTIIMITHDVKLAKQAKRVVQILDGNLMEEVV, encoded by the coding sequence ATGAGTGAAATTCTCAGCATGAAGCAAATCATGAAAGAATACCAGATGGGAGAAGAAACCTCAACCGTTTTAAAAGGAATTGATTTGAATGTGAATTCCGGAGAATTCCTAGCGATTCTCGGTCCGTCAGGTTCAGGAAAATCAACACTTATGAATATCATCGGCTGTCTGGATACGCCCACTTCCGGCGAATACATTCTGTCAGGAAGAGAAATTGCCAATCAGGATGAAAAGGCGCTTGCACATATCAGAAGAAAGGAGATCGGGTTTATCTTTCAATCCTTTTATCTGCTATCCCGTCAAACAGCACTGAAAAATGTAGAGCTGCCTCTTGTTTATTCCGGATCGGATAAAAAAATTCGGCGTGAGATGGCGGCAGATCTGTTAAAAAAGGTAGGACTTGAGGAGAAAATCAATCATTTGCCCCGGCAGCTTTCAGGAGGTCAGCAGCAGAGAGTGGCAATTGCAAGGGCCTTGGTTAACAATCCCACAATTCTTTTGGCTGACGAACCCACCGGCGCACTTGATCAGAAAACAGGACATCAGGTTATGGAGTTGTTTCATCAGCTCAACAGTGAGGGAAGAACCATTATCATGATTACACATGATGTGAAACTGGCAAAGCAGGCCAAGCGGGTTGTCCAGATACTTGACGGCAATCTCATGGAGGAGGTGGTATAA
- a CDS encoding FtsX-like permease family protein yields the protein MAWDNIRNSKMRSFLTSLGIVIGVAAVIALITIVQSATGEMMSQFESLGTDKITVTATGNPLKSGLNSSDLKTLEALDNVAGVAPSVSITGSAGRQGTLLDEVSIMGKNEKFFAADTTEMMQGRKLAASDMDGNTYVCVIDQDIAKSMFVNENPLEQRIMVNGQSYAVVGVRDTESTSDIMAGMNTSSSADGTIIIPYKNALALSGASNYSTVDIYFENTDLSDQTIADVEGVLDAAFNYKDNSYSILNLGSLLDMMNTMSTLLSALLAGIASIALVVGGIGIMNMMLVSVTERTKEIGLRKALGADPLQIQVLFIIEALALSLAGGIIGIVLGLGISVIATMLIGTEFAISWSAIGLGAGFSIAVGLIFGWTPAKKASSLKPIDALRTD from the coding sequence ATGGCATGGGACAATATCAGGAACAGCAAAATGCGCTCCTTTCTGACCTCTCTTGGTATTGTCATTGGCGTTGCCGCAGTCATTGCACTCATCACCATCGTACAAAGCGCTACAGGGGAAATGATGTCTCAGTTTGAAAGCCTTGGCACCGATAAGATCACGGTGACAGCCACCGGGAATCCTCTGAAGTCAGGACTGAATTCCAGTGATCTGAAAACGCTGGAAGCGCTGGACAATGTGGCGGGCGTTGCCCCATCCGTCTCCATCACCGGGTCTGCCGGCCGTCAGGGAACTCTTCTCGACGAGGTTTCGATCATGGGGAAGAATGAAAAGTTCTTTGCAGCAGATACTACAGAAATGATGCAGGGGCGCAAATTGGCAGCATCGGACATGGATGGAAATACTTATGTGTGCGTCATTGACCAGGATATCGCGAAAAGCATGTTCGTCAATGAGAACCCTCTGGAACAAAGGATTATGGTAAACGGGCAGAGTTATGCAGTGGTGGGTGTCAGGGACACGGAAAGCACCAGTGATATCATGGCTGGAATGAATACAAGCAGCTCTGCTGATGGCACAATTATCATTCCTTACAAAAATGCCCTTGCCTTATCGGGAGCGTCAAACTACTCCACCGTAGACATTTATTTTGAAAACACAGATCTTTCCGACCAAACCATTGCAGATGTAGAGGGCGTGTTGGATGCAGCGTTCAACTATAAGGACAACAGTTATAGTATTCTGAACCTGGGAAGCCTGCTGGATATGATGAATACCATGAGCACCTTGCTTTCTGCTCTTCTTGCAGGAATCGCTTCAATTGCACTTGTGGTGGGAGGAATCGGTATCATGAATATGATGCTGGTGTCCGTTACGGAACGAACCAAGGAAATCGGGCTCAGAAAGGCGCTAGGCGCCGACCCGCTGCAAATACAGGTGCTATTTATCATAGAGGCACTTGCACTTTCGCTGGCTGGTGGAATCATCGGTATCGTTCTGGGACTAGGGATTTCCGTCATTGCAACCATGCTCATTGGAACTGAGTTTGCAATTTCATGGAGCGCCATCGGACTTGGTGCAGGATTCTCTATTGCAGTAGGGCTGATCTTCGGATGGACACCGGCAAAAAAGGCCAGCAGCTTGAAGCCCATCGACGCCTTGAGGACAGACTAG
- a CDS encoding HAMP domain-containing histidine kinase, whose product MKIKNKILLSSSLMMLLSLITLLVVGGFVIRSFASAFSDDSVNLVNKNAFTVEDQLASFDAEGGEWEPLKEMLAQYQYELFVIRNKEAVFPMDDQIPKEITSFLSTGNWMEEPRTINVAGITIVGMREGEYTIAAIHGKRVGVANIHRNIELILKSFVIIGIAAIAIILLISQVFTNWLIKRVMRPVNALAAGANRIVQGNLSEPVIYKGKDELAAVIATFNQMQAYLLEERRRNASFEKARTDMIAGISHDLRTPLTSVKGYIKGLRDGVASTPEKQEQYLSIAYNKASEMDALLQKLFYFSKLETGNLPLTLIQEDLGQFVRKYVTQNQAELSQRNTAINVNGVELGHFVSMDAEQMNRVLTNLIDNSIKYARAEMLDLNLSVWREKDNVHLSVSDNGQGVPEEQLANLFVQFWRGDESRGNRDGGGGSGLGLNIVKHIVEAHGGTVSARNENGLVVDVILPAGKEG is encoded by the coding sequence ATGAAAATAAAAAATAAAATTCTGTTGTCTAGTTCTTTGATGATGCTGTTATCGCTTATTACCCTTCTTGTGGTTGGTGGATTTGTCATTCGATCCTTTGCAAGTGCTTTCAGCGACGACAGCGTCAATCTCGTGAATAAGAATGCCTTTACTGTGGAAGATCAGCTGGCGTCTTTCGATGCAGAGGGAGGGGAATGGGAACCTTTGAAGGAAATGCTGGCCCAGTATCAGTACGAACTCTTTGTGATTCGAAATAAAGAGGCGGTATTTCCCATGGATGACCAGATACCAAAGGAGATTACCAGTTTTCTCAGCACGGGCAACTGGATGGAGGAGCCGAGAACCATTAATGTCGCAGGAATTACCATTGTGGGAATGAGAGAAGGAGAATACACAATCGCTGCAATTCACGGGAAGCGTGTGGGAGTTGCCAATATCCACCGAAATATAGAATTAATCTTGAAATCCTTTGTTATTATAGGAATTGCAGCAATCGCCATTATATTGCTCATCAGTCAGGTCTTCACAAATTGGCTCATCAAGCGGGTAATGCGTCCCGTTAATGCGCTGGCAGCAGGAGCCAATCGGATCGTCCAGGGAAATCTGTCCGAGCCGGTGATATACAAAGGCAAGGACGAGCTGGCTGCAGTCATTGCAACCTTCAATCAAATGCAGGCCTATCTGCTCGAGGAACGGAGGAGAAATGCATCCTTCGAAAAGGCGCGCACGGATATGATTGCGGGAATATCTCATGACCTGAGAACACCGCTGACTTCGGTAAAGGGATATATCAAAGGATTGCGTGATGGCGTGGCTTCAACTCCGGAAAAGCAGGAACAGTATCTATCTATCGCCTATAATAAAGCCAGTGAAATGGATGCTCTTCTGCAGAAGCTCTTCTATTTTTCGAAACTGGAGACCGGGAACCTGCCTTTAACGCTAATCCAAGAGGATCTGGGTCAATTCGTTAGAAAGTATGTGACGCAGAATCAGGCTGAGCTTTCTCAGAGAAATACGGCAATCAACGTGAACGGAGTAGAACTTGGACATTTTGTTTCCATGGATGCAGAACAAATGAACCGGGTGCTGACCAACCTAATCGACAATTCTATCAAATATGCAAGGGCAGAAATGCTGGATTTAAACCTATCAGTGTGGAGGGAAAAAGACAACGTACATCTGAGCGTTTCTGATAATGGACAGGGGGTGCCGGAAGAACAGCTGGCGAATTTGTTTGTTCAATTTTGGAGAGGGGATGAATCAAGGGGGAATCGTGACGGAGGAGGCGGCAGCGGCCTGGGTCTCAATATTGTGAAGCATATCGTAGAGGCTCATGGGGGGACTGTTTCTGCACGGAATGAAAATGGTCTGGTAGTGGATGTGATACTGCCTGCCGGAAAGGAGGGATAG
- a CDS encoding response regulator transcription factor, with the protein MGRILIVEDDIEISMLERDYLEINGFEADIISDGSIAVQTALSGEYDLILLDLMLPGCNGYEICRELRDRIDIPILMVTARSESVDKIRGLGLGADDYIAKPFDPAELVARIKSHLNRYERLKGALKGGTAAVDDAIIIGDLKILPRSWKVYKGDEEIRLPNREFELLKFLAENADLVFSKEQLFEKIWGYEYVGDSATVTVHINRIREKIEEDPSKPHIIETVWGAGYRLNRQN; encoded by the coding sequence ATGGGAAGAATATTGATCGTCGAGGACGATATCGAAATTTCCATGCTGGAGAGAGATTATTTAGAAATTAATGGGTTTGAAGCAGATATCATTTCCGATGGGAGCATCGCGGTACAAACCGCCTTAAGCGGGGAATATGACCTGATTCTTTTGGATCTGATGCTACCAGGCTGCAATGGCTATGAGATCTGCAGGGAGCTTCGGGACCGAATCGACATCCCGATCCTTATGGTCACAGCCAGGTCTGAGTCGGTCGATAAAATTCGCGGACTGGGCCTTGGCGCAGATGATTATATTGCAAAGCCCTTTGATCCCGCTGAGCTGGTTGCTAGAATCAAATCACATCTGAACCGTTATGAAAGACTGAAGGGAGCGCTTAAGGGCGGAACGGCCGCGGTGGATGATGCCATCATCATCGGAGATTTAAAAATATTACCAAGAAGCTGGAAGGTATATAAGGGTGACGAGGAAATTCGCTTGCCCAATCGTGAGTTTGAGCTCTTAAAGTTTTTAGCAGAGAATGCTGATCTGGTTTTTTCGAAGGAACAGCTTTTCGAGAAGATCTGGGGCTATGAGTATGTGGGCGACAGCGCTACTGTAACCGTTCATATCAACCGCATTCGAGAAAAAATTGAAGAGGATCCGTCAAAACCGCATATCATTGAGACTGTGTGGGGCGCGGGCTATCGGCTCAATCGGCAGAACTGA
- a CDS encoding ATP-binding protein produces MAITTKEGILKVLSAFNPWWKTAAVHPSFTKEYKRFAYHEAIKRLDQADIRRIVVLTGTRRVGKTTIQYQIIDTLLKRGVDPQKIVFISMDHPMLKLSDLNQILECYHENIHANQDAYYFFDEIQYATDWDKWLKTIYDIQPETKVVATGSASPALIKGSTESGAGRWSVIQVPTLSFYEYCSLIGVNDDVELDKSIRPTALISYTQPQRSEIMMKLSGMQNHFNRYLQVGGFPELALSSNDLLAEQAMREDVVDKVLKRDLPSLYNIRNSTELERIFLYLCNVSSNIVSIEAIAKELNGVSRPTVENYIRFLESANLIYLSYPVEMGAKKVLKASPKIYIADAAIRNAVLMDGDLLTEPDEMGKMVETAVYKHVAAFYYQKATKIGYYRGGKKNKEIDIVVDYPNIKNILIEVKYREQAPISENEAICELSSEAIAAIVVTKRFDDYGIHHVPDGSKLLRIPAFAFLYLLGHAEKNGYKGEE; encoded by the coding sequence ATGGCTATTACGACAAAAGAAGGAATCTTAAAGGTTTTATCTGCATTTAATCCCTGGTGGAAAACGGCAGCAGTACATCCGAGCTTTACAAAAGAGTACAAGCGATTCGCTTATCACGAAGCAATTAAGCGACTTGACCAGGCCGATATAAGACGGATCGTAGTACTTACCGGTACCAGGCGTGTGGGAAAAACAACCATTCAATACCAGATCATAGATACTCTTTTAAAGCGTGGAGTTGATCCTCAAAAAATCGTATTTATATCAATGGATCATCCGATGCTGAAGCTAAGTGATCTGAATCAAATATTAGAGTGCTACCATGAAAATATCCATGCCAATCAGGACGCCTATTATTTCTTTGACGAAATACAATACGCGACAGATTGGGATAAATGGCTGAAAACAATCTATGATATTCAGCCTGAAACGAAGGTTGTAGCAACCGGCTCAGCAAGTCCTGCGTTAATAAAGGGAAGTACAGAAAGCGGGGCTGGCCGGTGGAGTGTAATCCAGGTTCCGACTTTATCTTTTTATGAATATTGTTCCTTGATTGGCGTGAACGATGATGTTGAACTAGACAAATCCATACGCCCCACCGCTTTGATCAGTTACACGCAACCACAGCGTTCCGAAATAATGATGAAGCTTTCCGGAATGCAAAATCATTTTAACCGATATTTGCAGGTTGGCGGTTTTCCTGAACTTGCGCTTTCATCAAACGACTTGCTGGCAGAGCAAGCAATGAGAGAAGATGTTGTTGATAAAGTTCTAAAGCGCGATTTGCCGTCGCTTTACAACATCCGCAACTCGACAGAGCTTGAAAGAATTTTCTTATACCTGTGCAATGTATCGTCCAATATTGTATCAATAGAAGCAATTGCAAAGGAACTTAACGGAGTATCTCGCCCTACTGTTGAAAATTATATCCGCTTTCTTGAGAGTGCAAATCTCATTTATCTTAGTTATCCAGTAGAGATGGGAGCTAAAAAGGTTCTTAAGGCTAGTCCTAAGATTTATATTGCCGATGCAGCAATCAGAAATGCTGTGCTAATGGATGGCGATCTCTTAACAGAACCTGATGAAATGGGGAAAATGGTGGAAACCGCGGTCTATAAGCATGTTGCTGCGTTCTATTACCAAAAGGCTACAAAGATCGGATATTACCGTGGCGGTAAAAAGAATAAAGAGATCGATATTGTAGTTGACTATCCTAATATCAAAAACATCCTGATAGAAGTTAAATATAGGGAGCAGGCCCCTATTTCAGAAAATGAAGCTATTTGTGAATTAAGTAGTGAAGCGATCGCGGCAATTGTTGTGACAAAAAGATTCGATGATTATGGGATTCATCATGTGCCTGACGGGAGCAAATTATTACGGATTCCCGCATTTGCGTTTCTTTATCTTTTGGGTCATGCGGAGAAGAATGGCTATAAAGGCGAGGAATAG
- a CDS encoding manganese catalase family protein, protein MWTYEKKLQYPVKIKCPNPAIAKIIITQYGGPDGELGASMRYLSQRYTMPYKQAIGVLNDVGTEELAHLEMVSAIVHQLTRNMTMEQIKASGFDTYFVDHTAGIYPIAASGMPFTATVFASKGDAITDLVEDMAAEQKARTTYDNILRLVDDPDVRDPIKFLREREIVHFQRFGEALRVVQDNLNSKNFYAFNPEFDRPKCK, encoded by the coding sequence ATGTGGACTTACGAAAAAAAGTTACAGTACCCTGTAAAGATTAAATGCCCAAATCCAGCCATTGCCAAGATCATTATCACCCAGTACGGAGGACCGGACGGAGAGCTGGGCGCATCCATGCGTTACCTTTCTCAAAGGTATACCATGCCCTACAAACAGGCAATCGGTGTATTAAACGATGTTGGCACAGAAGAACTGGCTCATCTGGAAATGGTAAGCGCAATTGTACATCAACTGACCAGAAATATGACTATGGAGCAAATTAAAGCTTCCGGTTTTGATACCTACTTTGTAGATCATACCGCGGGAATCTACCCCATTGCTGCATCCGGAATGCCGTTTACCGCAACGGTCTTCGCATCAAAAGGTGATGCTATCACCGACCTGGTTGAAGATATGGCCGCAGAGCAGAAAGCCAGAACCACTTACGACAACATCCTCCGCCTCGTCGACGATCCCGATGTGAGAGATCCCATCAAGTTCCTCAGAGAACGGGAAATCGTACATTTCCAACGGTTTGGCGAAGCGCTCAGAGTGGTTCAGGATAACCTGAATTCCAAAAACTTTTACGCATTCAATCCCGAGTTTGACAGGCCCAAATGTAAATAA
- a CDS encoding spore coat protein CotJB — protein sequence MDARRELLQKIQILEFVVHDTVLYLDTHPMDQAALNYYHHHRELLEAAVAEYNQCYGPMTSESVMSKNKWTWIDKPWPWELEA from the coding sequence ATGGATGCAAGACGTGAATTGCTTCAAAAGATACAAATTCTTGAATTTGTAGTCCATGACACCGTTCTCTATCTTGATACCCATCCGATGGATCAGGCGGCGTTAAACTACTATCACCATCATAGAGAGCTGCTGGAGGCTGCAGTTGCCGAGTATAATCAATGCTATGGCCCCATGACTTCAGAATCGGTGATGTCTAAAAACAAATGGACCTGGATTGATAAGCCATGGCCCTGGGAATTGGAGGCATAG
- a CDS encoding spore coat associated protein CotJA yields MPVPINNCYDNQSACDAVDMCPLAMAYVPMQRWTSTYEPAEGWHRGTIFPELDLPFLGGGGC; encoded by the coding sequence ATGCCAGTTCCCATCAACAATTGCTATGACAACCAGTCGGCATGTGATGCTGTCGACATGTGTCCCCTGGCAATGGCCTATGTGCCAATGCAGCGCTGGACCAGCACCTATGAACCTGCAGAAGGTTGGCATCGCGGAACTATTTTCCCGGAACTTGATCTGCCGTTTTTAGGAGGAGGAGGTTGCTAA
- a CDS encoding patatin-like phospholipase family protein, with product MFYKPSNLVFEGGGVLGIAYLGVLQYLEDNGLLLNLRRTAGTSAGAITACLTSLNLPFEELKKMADSLDFRQVPEKSTFPDLMKLPEPINNELEKMFGDYESVYRLMNNYGWFSSQYFYQWIQSQINSQFICDKKPPPYTFTDFRNPAIHKDQRPFFDLYVIGTNLSYRSSCIFSYETTPNMEVAEAVRISMSIPLFFEAVKTGCGAMSDTDKFNVFCDGGVMWNYPINLFDSDPFQALPGQELGNITLGARFLSKTEYYEISNLLDYIKNLYLSQLRIQQNLFDHNPLDINRSIQIDTGDISPIDFDISVGDTNYQFLYHQGYLAAMDFFSK from the coding sequence ATGTTTTACAAGCCGTCGAATCTGGTGTTTGAAGGGGGAGGCGTTCTGGGAATCGCATATCTTGGGGTACTGCAGTATCTGGAGGATAACGGTCTGCTTCTGAATCTAAGGCGAACGGCAGGTACTTCTGCCGGTGCCATAACCGCCTGTCTCACCAGCCTGAATCTTCCATTCGAAGAACTCAAGAAGATGGCAGACTCTCTCGATTTCAGGCAGGTTCCTGAAAAAAGTACATTTCCCGACCTGATGAAACTACCGGAACCCATTAATAATGAGCTGGAGAAGATGTTTGGGGACTACGAAAGTGTTTACCGGCTGATGAATAATTATGGGTGGTTTTCAAGCCAGTATTTTTACCAGTGGATTCAGAGTCAGATCAATTCTCAATTTATTTGTGATAAAAAACCCCCGCCCTACACCTTTACAGATTTTCGTAATCCGGCAATCCATAAGGATCAGAGGCCTTTCTTCGATCTTTATGTAATCGGAACCAATCTGTCCTATCGCTCCTCCTGCATTTTTTCATATGAGACAACACCAAACATGGAAGTAGCGGAAGCTGTCCGGATATCCATGTCCATACCACTATTTTTTGAAGCAGTGAAAACCGGCTGCGGAGCAATGAGTGATACTGACAAGTTCAACGTCTTCTGTGATGGAGGCGTCATGTGGAACTACCCGATCAATCTATTCGATTCTGATCCGTTCCAAGCACTGCCCGGTCAGGAGCTTGGCAATATCACCCTTGGCGCAAGGTTTCTGAGCAAAACAGAATATTATGAGATCAGCAATTTGCTGGATTATATCAAGAACCTTTACCTTTCTCAGCTCAGAATCCAGCAGAACCTCTTTGATCACAATCCTCTGGATATCAATCGGTCAATTCAGATTGATACGGGAGATATCTCCCCAATCGATTTTGATATTAGTGTGGGAGATACGAACTATCAATTTTTATATCATCAGGGCTATCTCGCTGCCATGGATTTTTTCTCAAAATAA
- a CDS encoding zinc ribbon domain-containing protein, with protein MKSIKPGRGPSMMSAIGSAAAAIFGVIWTLSAISMGAPIFFALFGVVFVLMGIGQAVYNYKNATGENRFSEYDITSSSEEPDPLNDYFGRSRRDDSHISQRKETPADTAGRRFCPYCGSEAEREHLYCSKCGKKLS; from the coding sequence ATGAAAAGTATAAAACCTGGAAGAGGACCGTCAATGATGAGTGCCATCGGATCTGCCGCAGCAGCAATCTTTGGTGTCATATGGACGCTCTCTGCCATATCCATGGGGGCACCAATTTTCTTCGCATTGTTTGGTGTCGTTTTTGTTCTGATGGGGATCGGTCAGGCAGTCTATAACTATAAAAACGCCACAGGAGAGAACCGATTTTCCGAATATGATATTACCAGCAGTTCCGAAGAGCCGGATCCGCTGAACGATTACTTTGGGCGCAGCAGGCGGGACGATAGCCATATCTCTCAAAGAAAAGAGACCCCGGCAGATACGGCAGGCAGACGGTTTTGTCCCTATTGCGGTTCTGAGGCCGAACGGGAACACCTCTACTGCTCAAAATGCGGAAAGAAGCTCTCATAA